Proteins encoded by one window of Shewanella avicenniae:
- a CDS encoding cation:proton antiporter: MTIDALLMALFLILLLSRLLGELCQRIGWPAVVGEISAGVILGPSLLGLLQPDPILAHIAELGIILLLFSIGTETSIKRLYHAGGQILLVAFIGIILPLLFTGMVAFYAMGLSPFAALFYGCALTATSIGISVSVLKDTHQQQESCSHIILGAAVVDDIAGVILLSLLFTFANEGNIAAIPMLKLVLTLVAFLLFAPVIGRGLIYLLRFLSGHAQNLGYEAVVMLSLICLFAWLAHHLGAPALLGGFSAGLALSRQFVSPWQRYLQNPFPFTNKLEHAMQPLTEVFAPIFFVYVGISVDLSQLALDQNNLLLLCVMVLLAMLGKLLAGFPLKCAWRDRLIVGCAMVPRGEVGLVFAQFGLQLGIISASVFTELVLVIMATTLLGPILLKRLLLSQSDGHQCG, from the coding sequence GTGACTATCGACGCGCTGTTGATGGCGCTGTTTCTGATCTTACTGCTCTCAAGGTTGCTTGGAGAGTTATGCCAACGTATTGGTTGGCCAGCAGTTGTTGGCGAAATTTCTGCGGGCGTAATTCTCGGCCCATCACTGCTCGGACTTCTTCAACCCGATCCCATTTTGGCGCATATTGCCGAGCTGGGCATCATTTTGCTGCTGTTTAGCATCGGCACCGAAACCTCCATCAAACGCCTCTATCACGCTGGCGGGCAAATCCTGTTAGTCGCCTTTATCGGCATTATTTTGCCACTGCTGTTTACCGGCATGGTGGCCTTTTATGCCATGGGCTTATCGCCTTTTGCCGCCTTGTTTTATGGTTGTGCCCTCACCGCCACCAGCATCGGGATTTCAGTCAGCGTGCTCAAAGATACCCATCAGCAGCAAGAGAGTTGTAGCCATATTATTCTCGGTGCGGCAGTGGTGGATGATATTGCAGGGGTGATTCTACTGAGCCTGCTGTTTACCTTCGCCAATGAAGGCAATATTGCCGCAATCCCCATGCTCAAACTGGTGCTCACACTGGTGGCGTTTTTGCTGTTTGCACCTGTGATTGGCCGTGGGCTGATCTACCTGCTGCGCTTTTTAAGCGGCCACGCGCAAAACCTCGGTTATGAAGCGGTAGTCATGCTGAGCCTTATCTGCTTATTTGCTTGGTTGGCACATCACCTTGGCGCGCCCGCCTTGTTGGGTGGCTTTTCGGCAGGGTTAGCGCTGTCACGCCAGTTTGTCAGTCCGTGGCAGCGCTACCTGCAAAACCCCTTCCCCTTTACCAATAAACTGGAACACGCGATGCAACCGCTCACCGAAGTGTTTGCGCCAATATTCTTTGTTTATGTGGGGATCAGCGTTGACTTAAGCCAACTGGCGTTGGATCAAAATAACTTACTGCTACTCTGCGTGATGGTGCTGCTCGCCATGCTCGGCAAACTGCTGGCAGGATTTCCGCTCAAATGCGCTTGGCGCGACCGCTTGATTGTTGGCTGTGCCATGGTGCCGCGCGGTGAAGTGGGCTTAGTGTTCGCTCAGTTTGGGCTGCAACTGGGGATTATCTCCGCCAGCGTGTTTACTGAGTTGGTGTTGGTGATCATGGCCACCACCCTGCTGGGGCCAATCCTGTTAAAACGGCTGCTACTCAGCCAGTCCGATGGTCATCAATGTGGTTAG
- a CDS encoding acetate uptake transporter, whose product MSEKLANPAPLGLMGFGMTTVLLNLHNAGFFTLNAMILAMGLAYGGCAQIIAGILEYRKGNTFGVTAFTSYGFFWISLVALLLMPKWGWGSAADAFSMGCYLLMWGIFTLFMFVGTLNGPKALQVVFGSLVVLFFMLAIKDFTGNEALGVLAGFEGIFCGASAIYLAMAEVLNEKYGKVILPIGEPQQATAIAKDAAPQLA is encoded by the coding sequence GTGAGCGAAAAACTAGCAAACCCTGCACCGCTTGGCCTAATGGGCTTTGGCATGACAACCGTGTTACTCAACCTGCACAACGCAGGATTTTTTACCCTCAATGCAATGATTCTGGCGATGGGGCTGGCCTATGGTGGCTGTGCACAAATCATTGCCGGCATATTGGAATATCGTAAAGGCAACACCTTTGGCGTGACTGCATTTACCTCATATGGCTTCTTTTGGATAAGCCTTGTGGCTCTGCTGCTGATGCCTAAATGGGGTTGGGGCAGCGCAGCCGATGCATTCTCTATGGGGTGCTATTTGCTGATGTGGGGCATCTTTACTCTGTTTATGTTTGTCGGCACGCTCAATGGTCCGAAGGCGCTGCAAGTAGTATTTGGGTCGCTGGTGGTGTTGTTCTTCATGTTGGCGATTAAAGACTTTACCGGCAATGAAGCACTCGGTGTGCTTGCGGGATTTGAGGGGATTTTCTGCGGCGCGAGTGCCATCTATCTTGCTATGGCCGAAGTATTGAACGAGAAATATGGCAAAGTGATTTTACCGATTGGTGAACCTCAGCAGGCAACCGCAATCGCCAAAGATGCAGCGCCACAGCTGGCTTAA
- a CDS encoding LysR family transcriptional regulator has protein sequence MNVPIKTLHCFLRLVEIGNFTRAAEQLYLTQPTLSKMIQRLEETLDQQLLIRSNQKVELTQAGQLFHASACQIMGQWHRMEQDLANLSGLKSGHLRLGVCPMMSSLTIDLLTEFRKAYPGVELQMQEFGGFGSEQALLADTIDIGFTALPVTHTEQLSSSLLQAYPLKVCLPQHHPLSDKEKISWHDLAQYPFIVYNDDFSLTKQFNRITREQGINLNIAFRSGQWDFIGSMVEEGMGLAIMPEPICHKLGSNKLIFRSMERELTWQIGLIWRNNLPLTPAADALLALSRRTVWRKPS, from the coding sequence ATGAATGTTCCGATCAAGACGTTACACTGCTTTTTACGCCTAGTGGAGATTGGCAACTTTACCCGTGCCGCCGAGCAGTTGTACCTGACTCAACCAACTCTCAGTAAGATGATCCAACGTTTGGAAGAGACCCTCGACCAACAGTTACTGATCCGCAGCAACCAAAAAGTGGAGCTAACCCAAGCTGGGCAACTGTTCCATGCCAGCGCCTGCCAGATCATGGGCCAGTGGCATCGCATGGAGCAAGACCTAGCCAACCTCAGCGGCTTAAAGTCAGGCCACTTGCGCCTTGGCGTCTGTCCAATGATGAGCAGCCTCACTATCGACCTGTTGACCGAATTCCGTAAAGCCTACCCCGGTGTTGAGCTGCAGATGCAAGAATTTGGTGGCTTCGGCAGTGAACAAGCGCTGCTGGCCGACACCATCGACATCGGCTTTACCGCACTGCCGGTGACCCATACCGAACAGCTCTCGTCATCACTGCTGCAAGCCTATCCGCTGAAAGTCTGCTTGCCACAGCATCACCCGCTGTCCGATAAAGAAAAAATCAGCTGGCACGATTTAGCCCAGTACCCATTCATTGTGTATAACGATGACTTTTCACTGACCAAGCAATTTAACCGCATCACCCGCGAACAGGGCATTAACCTCAATATCGCCTTTCGCAGTGGTCAGTGGGACTTTATCGGCTCCATGGTAGAAGAAGGCATGGGCTTGGCGATTATGCCTGAGCCAATTTGCCACAAGTTAGGCAGTAACAAGTTGATTTTTAGATCAATGGAGCGGGAGCTCACCTGGCAAATTGGCTTAATCTGGCGCAACAACCTACCGCTAACGCCAGCCGCCGATGCGTTGCTGGCATTAAGTCGTCGCACCGTATGGCGCAAACCTAGCTAG
- the ppa gene encoding inorganic diphosphatase: protein MSLNAVPAGKSLPDDIYVIIEIPQNHDPIKYEVDKDTGALFVDRMMTAPMFYPCNYGYVNQTLSLDGDPVDVLVPTQYPLQPGSVIRCRPVGVLKMTDESGEDAKIVAVPHDKISKEYKHIQDVNDLPALLKAQIKQFFEHYKDLEEGKWVKVDGWEDAAAARAEILTSAERYNEGK from the coding sequence ATGAGCTTAAATGCTGTGCCTGCGGGCAAATCTCTGCCAGATGATATCTACGTTATTATCGAGATCCCTCAAAACCACGATCCGATCAAATATGAAGTAGACAAAGACACAGGCGCTTTGTTTGTTGACCGTATGATGACTGCTCCTATGTTCTACCCATGTAACTACGGTTACGTGAACCAAACGCTGAGCTTGGACGGTGACCCAGTTGACGTATTGGTACCTACTCAATACCCACTGCAACCAGGTAGCGTTATCCGCTGTCGTCCAGTTGGCGTACTGAAAATGACCGACGAGTCAGGTGAAGACGCGAAAATCGTTGCCGTACCACACGACAAGATTTCTAAAGAATACAAGCACATTCAAGATGTGAACGATCTGCCAGCACTGCTGAAAGCACAGATCAAACAGTTCTTTGAACACTACAAAGATCTGGAAGAAGGCAAGTGGGTTAAAGTTGACGGTTGGGAAGATGCCGCAGCTGCTCGTGCTGAGATTCTGACTAGTGCGGAACGTTATAACGAAGGTAAGTAA
- a CDS encoding S9 family peptidase: MAIPLTFAATLANAQSLEGGSTPLTVERLYDSPALAGSSPRELKISPDGSRATFLVGRKDNQHFYDLWQMDVTSGKVSLLLDADKLAQGELSDEEKARRERQRIFGEGIMEYAWSDDGKALLIPAAGKLYYYALADGKAKLLPTGDDFITDAKLSPKGHFVSYVQGQNLWVLDLATDKVTQLTHDGGGAIKNAMAEFVAQEEMGKMSGYWWAPDESAIAFNRVDETPVELVTRNEIYADGIKLTQQRYPYAGKPNVLIQLGVISLQSKQVKWIDLGKETDIYQPRAKWLPDSKHLSFQWQSRNQQNLDLRVVNVSDNSAPVTLVHEHDDIWLNLNDDLNFLKNGYFIWTSERDGFSHIYLFDSKGKVKQQLTQGAWAVDSIDHVDEAAQWIYFTGRKDSDVEKHLYKVKFDGSGFTKLSSAAGMHSAVFADNKAIYLDYFDSLAQPPQISLHDASGKRLAWVEENAVKQGHPLYPYAGLWQLPAFGTIKADDGQTMHYRLFKPVNFDASKKYPVLVRVYGGPHAQLVTNSWSSQDYFTQYLLQQGFAVFQLDNRGSGHRGTKFEQVIYKQLGVAEVEDQKKGVDFLRTLPWVDSQRIAVYGHSYGGYMALMCLFKAPDYFKAAVSGAPVTDWTLYDTHYTERYLSHPATNAEGYRLSSVMPYVKNYQSGLLMYHGMADDNVLFENSTRVYKALQDDGKLFEVMTYPGSKHSMRGNQVKTHLYKTITDFLERKLQ, from the coding sequence ATGGCCATACCCCTCACATTCGCCGCCACGCTTGCTAACGCGCAAAGCCTTGAAGGCGGCAGCACACCACTCACGGTTGAACGGCTTTATGACTCGCCAGCCTTGGCAGGCAGCAGCCCCCGTGAACTGAAAATTTCACCTGACGGCAGCCGCGCTACCTTTTTGGTAGGGCGTAAAGACAACCAACACTTTTACGATTTGTGGCAGATGGACGTCACCAGTGGCAAGGTGAGCCTGCTGCTGGATGCTGACAAGCTGGCGCAAGGTGAGTTATCCGATGAAGAAAAAGCGCGCCGCGAACGCCAACGTATCTTCGGTGAAGGGATTATGGAATACGCTTGGTCAGATGATGGCAAAGCGCTGCTGATCCCCGCCGCAGGCAAGCTGTATTACTATGCGCTGGCAGACGGCAAAGCGAAATTGCTGCCGACTGGTGATGACTTTATTACCGATGCCAAGCTGTCGCCAAAAGGCCATTTTGTGTCGTACGTGCAAGGGCAAAACCTGTGGGTGCTTGATCTGGCCACCGACAAGGTTACTCAGCTGACTCATGACGGTGGCGGTGCCATCAAAAACGCCATGGCCGAGTTTGTGGCGCAGGAAGAGATGGGCAAAATGAGTGGTTACTGGTGGGCGCCGGATGAATCGGCCATCGCTTTTAACCGTGTTGATGAAACCCCGGTCGAACTGGTGACCCGTAACGAAATCTATGCCGACGGCATTAAGCTGACTCAGCAGCGTTACCCTTATGCCGGTAAGCCCAATGTGCTGATCCAACTTGGGGTGATTTCACTACAATCCAAGCAGGTGAAGTGGATTGATTTAGGCAAAGAGACCGACATCTATCAACCGCGCGCCAAATGGTTGCCAGACAGCAAACATCTGTCGTTCCAATGGCAGAGCCGTAACCAGCAAAACCTCGATTTGCGGGTGGTGAATGTCAGCGATAACTCAGCGCCTGTGACCTTGGTGCATGAGCATGATGATATCTGGCTCAACCTCAATGATGACCTGAACTTCCTTAAAAACGGCTATTTTATCTGGACCTCTGAGCGTGACGGTTTCAGCCATATCTACCTGTTTGACAGCAAAGGCAAGGTGAAACAACAACTGACCCAAGGCGCGTGGGCAGTTGATAGCATCGACCATGTGGATGAAGCCGCACAGTGGATTTACTTCACTGGCCGCAAAGACAGCGATGTGGAAAAACACCTCTACAAAGTGAAGTTTGATGGCTCTGGCTTTACCAAGTTGTCGAGCGCCGCGGGGATGCACAGCGCGGTATTTGCCGATAACAAAGCGATCTACCTCGACTACTTTGATTCATTAGCGCAACCGCCACAGATTTCGTTGCATGACGCCAGCGGTAAACGTTTGGCATGGGTGGAAGAAAACGCGGTGAAACAAGGGCATCCGCTGTACCCGTATGCAGGGCTGTGGCAGCTGCCAGCGTTTGGCACCATCAAAGCTGATGATGGCCAAACCATGCACTATCGCCTGTTTAAGCCAGTGAACTTTGATGCCAGCAAAAAATACCCTGTGCTGGTACGCGTTTATGGTGGCCCACACGCGCAGTTGGTAACCAACTCGTGGAGTAGCCAAGATTACTTTACCCAATATCTGCTGCAGCAAGGCTTTGCGGTGTTCCAACTGGATAACCGCGGTTCAGGCCATCGTGGCACTAAGTTTGAACAGGTAATCTACAAGCAGCTTGGCGTGGCCGAAGTTGAGGATCAGAAAAAAGGCGTCGACTTCCTACGTACCTTGCCGTGGGTTGATAGCCAGCGCATTGCGGTTTATGGCCATAGCTACGGCGGCTATATGGCACTGATGTGTTTGTTTAAAGCGCCAGATTACTTCAAAGCCGCGGTCAGTGGCGCGCCAGTCACCGATTGGACGCTGTACGATACCCATTACACTGAGCGCTATCTGAGCCATCCGGCAACCAACGCCGAAGGTTATCGCCTCAGCAGCGTGATGCCGTATGTGAAAAACTACCAAAGTGGTTTGTTGATGTATCACGGCATGGCTGATGACAACGTATTGTTTGAAAACAGCACGCGGGTCTACAAGGCGCTGCAAGATGACGGCAAACTGTTTGAAGTGATGACTTACCCAGGTTCAAAACACTCAATGCGCGGTAATCAGGTGAAGACTCATCTGTATAAAACCATTACCGACTTCCTTGAGCGTAAGTTGCAGTAA
- a CDS encoding universal stress protein: MSKVFIIEPQEAAQTDVISKGIELATRLNKQPQVFAYCYEYLPDTIVYAEAEQQIITHKKKQMTELMNRLGAEDVPVNVIWYEHLCEHAVNYTKENDFDLIVKGIYHSECLFPTDWRLIRTTRVPVMLLTDNPLNQGNGVLMAMDLDTIKPEELRLNQQILAHGQQLAKATNSELHLSFIVRVPKIIRDLEILNLQQLVKEAYQRHQEVLDEMGIAKDNIHIICGDPAQCLYQLACRLRSQYLVMGACQRQSLFGLAIGNTSEKILERIRSNVLVVPTTS, translated from the coding sequence ATGAGTAAGGTATTTATCATTGAACCGCAGGAAGCCGCTCAAACCGATGTAATCTCAAAAGGAATTGAACTGGCCACGAGGTTGAACAAACAGCCGCAGGTCTTTGCTTATTGCTATGAGTATCTGCCCGACACTATTGTCTACGCCGAGGCAGAACAACAGATCATCACCCACAAGAAAAAGCAGATGACTGAGCTGATGAATCGGCTTGGTGCTGAAGATGTGCCGGTGAATGTGATTTGGTACGAACACTTGTGCGAGCACGCGGTGAACTACACCAAGGAAAACGATTTCGATTTAATCGTGAAAGGTATCTACCACAGCGAGTGTTTATTCCCCACCGATTGGCGTCTTATCCGTACCACCCGAGTGCCAGTGATGCTGCTGACTGATAATCCGCTGAATCAAGGCAATGGTGTGTTAATGGCGATGGATTTAGACACCATCAAGCCGGAAGAGTTAAGGCTGAATCAGCAGATCTTGGCACATGGGCAGCAGTTGGCCAAAGCGACCAACAGTGAGTTGCATCTGTCCTTTATTGTGCGAGTACCGAAGATCATTCGTGATCTTGAGATCCTCAATCTGCAGCAATTGGTGAAGGAAGCGTATCAGCGCCATCAAGAGGTGTTGGATGAGATGGGTATTGCGAAAGACAATATCCATATTATCTGCGGCGACCCAGCGCAATGCTTGTATCAACTTGCCTGCCGCTTACGGAGCCAATATCTGGTGATGGGCGCCTGTCAGCGGCAAAGCTTGTTTGGCTTGGCGATCGGTAATACCTCTGAAAAGATCCTCGAGCGGATCCGCAGTAACGTATTAGTAGTACCGACCACTAGCTAG
- a CDS encoding zinc ribbon domain-containing protein YjdM: MSELPNCPKCESAYTYEDGSMLVCPECGNEWNPADAGAAADDALIVKDSNGNLLADGDTVTVIKDLKVKGASNPLKVGTRVKNIRLVEGDHNIDCKIDGFGAMKLKSEFVKKA, translated from the coding sequence ATGAGTGAACTGCCGAACTGCCCAAAATGCGAATCAGCTTATACCTATGAAGATGGCAGCATGCTGGTGTGCCCTGAATGTGGCAACGAATGGAACCCTGCCGATGCGGGCGCTGCTGCAGATGACGCACTGATCGTTAAAGATTCAAACGGCAACCTGCTAGCCGATGGCGATACCGTGACTGTGATTAAAGACCTGAAAGTCAAAGGGGCTTCTAACCCGCTGAAAGTGGGCACTCGCGTGAAGAATATTCGTCTGGTGGAAGGCGACCATAACATCGATTGTAAGATTGATGGCTTTGGTGCGATGAAACTCAAATCTGAGTTTGTGAAGAAAGCCTAA
- a CDS encoding leucine-rich repeat-containing protein kinase family protein — translation MHTLEQLRAGALQGISRLTLRCGLTEFPQEIFSLADSLEILDLSGNQLSSLPDDLPRLSKLKVIFCSENNFTELPEVLGRCESLSMVGFKSNQITQVAPASLPPQLRWLILTDNCVQQLPDNLGDCPQLQKLMLAGNQLTHLPDSLAHCHKLELIRLAANQLNSLPQWLFSLPRLTWLAYAGNPFTAQLEAEALNVSLPAINWQQLAVNELLGEGASGLIYRADLSRAETTTPVAVKLFKGAMTSDGLPQCEMASTIKAGQHPALTQTLGRLTEHPDATDGLVMQLIPSDFSNLAGPPSLASCTRDVYASDRCFTPAVIFNIASAIASAAAHLHQQGMMHGDLYGHNILTTETGDALLSDYGAASFYDTANAELAARLARLEVRAFGCLLEELVDRCYGLTADAHQQLSALVAACLGAELMARPTFEEVCERLIELQSQQAIAA, via the coding sequence ATGCACACACTTGAACAACTGCGCGCTGGCGCGCTGCAGGGCATTTCGCGGCTGACACTTCGTTGCGGTCTTACCGAGTTTCCACAAGAGATTTTTTCGTTAGCTGATTCGCTGGAAATCCTCGACCTTAGCGGCAACCAACTGTCATCTTTGCCTGATGATTTGCCGAGGCTCAGCAAGCTGAAAGTGATTTTCTGCTCCGAGAATAACTTCACCGAGTTGCCTGAAGTGTTGGGGCGCTGTGAATCGCTGAGCATGGTGGGGTTTAAATCGAATCAGATTACCCAAGTGGCGCCAGCATCGTTACCACCACAGTTACGTTGGCTGATTTTGACCGATAACTGTGTGCAGCAACTACCTGATAATTTAGGGGATTGCCCGCAGTTGCAGAAGCTGATGTTAGCGGGCAACCAGTTAACACATTTGCCGGATTCGTTAGCGCATTGCCACAAGCTGGAACTGATCCGCTTGGCTGCCAATCAACTTAACTCGCTGCCACAATGGCTGTTCTCGCTGCCGCGGCTGACATGGTTAGCCTATGCTGGCAATCCGTTCACCGCACAGTTAGAAGCCGAGGCGCTGAACGTGTCGCTGCCTGCGATCAACTGGCAGCAATTGGCCGTTAATGAGCTATTAGGTGAGGGCGCTTCTGGATTGATTTATCGCGCAGACTTATCGCGTGCTGAAACCACGACGCCAGTCGCAGTGAAGTTATTCAAAGGCGCGATGACCAGCGATGGCTTGCCGCAGTGTGAAATGGCATCCACCATCAAAGCGGGGCAACATCCGGCGCTTACCCAAACCCTTGGGCGGCTGACCGAGCATCCCGACGCGACCGACGGTTTGGTAATGCAGCTGATCCCCAGCGACTTTAGCAACTTGGCCGGGCCACCGAGTTTGGCTTCTTGCACCCGTGATGTGTATGCGTCTGATAGGTGTTTTACGCCCGCGGTGATATTTAATATCGCTAGTGCGATTGCCAGCGCCGCAGCGCATCTGCATCAGCAGGGCATGATGCACGGCGATCTGTATGGCCATAATATTCTCACGACTGAGACTGGTGATGCATTGCTGAGTGATTACGGCGCGGCTTCGTTTTACGACACGGCAAATGCCGAACTTGCCGCGCGGTTGGCGCGTTTGGAAGTCAGAGCCTTTGGTTGTTTGCTCGAAGAGCTGGTCGACCGTTGTTATGGTTTGACGGCTGATGCTCATCAGCAGTTGAGTGCATTAGTGGCAGCCTGTTTGGGTGCGGAATTGATGGCACGACCGACCTTTGAAGAGGTTTGTGAGCGCCTCATTGAACTGCAATCGCAGCAAGCCATCGCCGCCTGA
- a CDS encoding M20/M25/M40 family metallo-hydrolase — protein MPHAFPAHHFSLRRFAGMTAVAMGCALSAAISPVSAAEISHDPAMAKVITAQHDEMIGRLRDWIALPTIAAEGLNIQEGAQMMASVLQDAGFQRTKIVPTSGSPSVFGYLDAGAARTISVYFMYDVKQYEAEKWTKPPLAGELVSRDGLGDVMLARGAINTKGPQMAFLAALHAYKKANKLPPVNIALIAEGEEEVGSAHLAEALADAEVKRYLEQSIGMFYCSAAQSLDGFVSVDLGSKGMIEVELTANGANGIGPAHDIHSGYAAVADSPVWHLVKALSSMTNEDGTKVTIDGWYDNVRQPSAREQQLIDLRTQELDEQLMKQDFGIQRWIAGVDYRTALDRMANAPTANIEGIFGGYTGEGGKTILPSAATAKMDFRLVPDQTADEAKTKLKAHLKAHGFGDIEVKVSGGLDPSQTAEDAALTQALLAQLNARGIPYSLDPRNPTSGPTYLFTDKLFSLPFVSVGLGLGGRYHVPDEFYLINSTNPKVAGFDEVTGFYVDLLEDVAKRAL, from the coding sequence ATGCCTCATGCTTTCCCTGCTCACCATTTCTCGCTGCGTCGTTTTGCTGGTATGACCGCTGTTGCGATGGGTTGCGCGCTCAGTGCTGCTATTAGTCCAGTTTCAGCGGCTGAAATCAGTCACGACCCTGCCATGGCTAAGGTGATCACCGCCCAGCATGACGAGATGATTGGCCGCCTACGTGATTGGATTGCCCTGCCGACGATTGCCGCAGAAGGGCTCAACATTCAAGAAGGGGCGCAGATGATGGCCTCGGTGCTGCAAGATGCGGGCTTTCAGCGCACTAAAATCGTGCCAACCAGCGGTTCGCCCTCAGTATTTGGTTACCTAGATGCCGGCGCGGCGCGAACCATTTCGGTGTACTTCATGTATGACGTTAAACAGTACGAGGCCGAAAAGTGGACTAAGCCACCGTTAGCAGGGGAATTGGTGAGCCGTGACGGCTTGGGTGATGTCATGCTGGCGCGCGGTGCCATCAATACCAAAGGGCCACAGATGGCATTTCTTGCCGCCTTGCACGCCTATAAAAAGGCCAACAAATTGCCACCGGTCAATATCGCCCTGATTGCGGAAGGTGAAGAGGAGGTGGGCTCCGCCCATCTTGCCGAAGCGCTGGCCGATGCCGAGGTAAAACGCTATCTCGAGCAAAGCATTGGCATGTTCTATTGCTCAGCAGCACAGTCGCTGGACGGTTTTGTGTCTGTCGACCTTGGCTCAAAAGGCATGATTGAAGTCGAGCTAACGGCCAACGGCGCAAATGGCATTGGCCCTGCGCACGACATCCATTCAGGTTATGCTGCCGTGGCCGACAGCCCTGTATGGCATCTGGTGAAGGCGTTGTCATCGATGACCAATGAAGATGGCACCAAAGTGACCATTGATGGCTGGTACGACAATGTGCGTCAGCCAAGCGCCCGTGAACAGCAGTTGATCGACTTACGTACCCAAGAGTTGGACGAGCAGTTGATGAAGCAGGATTTTGGCATTCAGCGCTGGATTGCCGGCGTGGATTACCGTACCGCACTGGATCGCATGGCCAATGCGCCAACGGCCAACATTGAGGGGATTTTCGGCGGTTATACTGGCGAAGGTGGCAAAACGATTTTGCCTTCTGCGGCAACGGCCAAAATGGACTTCCGCCTTGTGCCGGATCAAACCGCCGATGAAGCGAAAACCAAGCTCAAGGCGCACCTGAAAGCACATGGCTTTGGCGATATTGAGGTAAAGGTTAGCGGTGGCCTCGACCCAAGTCAGACCGCAGAAGATGCTGCACTCACCCAAGCCTTGTTGGCACAGTTAAATGCTCGCGGTATTCCTTATTCGCTTGACCCACGTAATCCCACCTCGGGGCCAACGTATCTGTTCACCGATAAGCTGTTTTCGCTGCCGTTTGTCAGTGTCGGATTGGGCTTAGGTGGTCGCTATCATGTGCCAGATGAGTTCTATTTGATTAACTCGACCAATCCTAAAGTGGCTGGGTTTGATGAGGTAACAGGGTTTTATGTCGATCTTTTGGAGGATGTTGCTAAAAGGGCGTTATGA
- a CDS encoding class 1 fructose-bisphosphatase, with amino-acid sequence MQTLAQALAEKAVPDSLTQLINTLANTSISISQAVRRGALAGVLGTTDHENVQGETQKKLDVITNDMLKDALAAAGNVRALASEEEDEPVICGDSGDFLVCFDPLDGSSNIDINSLVGTIFSVLPAPAGEISEQSFLQSGRKQVAAGYVLYGAATMLALTTGKGTQLFTLDNDRNEFVLTQDAVTIPADTAEFAINMSNQRFWEAPMQRYIDELLQGKTGPRGKSFNMRWIAAMVGDVHRVLCRGGIFTYPTDCKNPNKPYKLRLMYEANPMAMLVEQAGGSASTGYQTILDIEPEAIHQRVAVILGSANEVATCLQYHK; translated from the coding sequence ATGCAAACGCTGGCTCAAGCTCTGGCGGAAAAAGCCGTTCCGGATTCGCTCACCCAACTGATCAATACCCTCGCTAACACCTCGATTAGCATCAGCCAAGCGGTACGCCGTGGCGCGCTGGCAGGTGTTTTGGGCACCACCGACCACGAAAACGTGCAAGGTGAAACCCAAAAGAAACTCGACGTAATTACTAACGACATGCTCAAAGATGCCCTTGCCGCCGCAGGCAATGTGCGCGCACTGGCCTCAGAAGAGGAAGATGAGCCGGTAATTTGCGGTGATAGCGGCGATTTTCTGGTGTGTTTTGACCCGCTCGATGGTTCATCTAACATCGACATCAACTCACTGGTGGGAACGATTTTCTCAGTATTGCCAGCGCCAGCAGGTGAGATCAGCGAACAAAGCTTTTTACAATCAGGTCGTAAGCAAGTGGCTGCCGGTTATGTGCTCTACGGTGCGGCTACCATGCTGGCACTGACCACAGGCAAAGGCACCCAGCTGTTTACCTTGGATAACGATCGCAACGAGTTTGTGCTGACCCAAGATGCGGTGACCATTCCTGCCGACACCGCCGAGTTTGCCATCAACATGTCTAACCAACGTTTTTGGGAAGCACCAATGCAACGCTATATCGACGAGCTGTTGCAAGGCAAAACCGGCCCACGCGGTAAATCATTCAACATGCGTTGGATTGCTGCCATGGTGGGTGACGTACACCGCGTACTGTGTCGCGGCGGTATCTTCACTTACCCAACTGATTGCAAAAACCCGAACAAGCCATACAAGTTACGCTTGATGTACGAAGCGAACCCAATGGCCATGTTGGTAGAACAAGCGGGCGGCAGCGCCAGCACTGGTTACCAAACCATTCTGGATATTGAGCCTGAAGCGATTCACCAACGCGTGGCCGTGATCCTCGGTTCGGCCAATGAAGTTGCCACCTGTTTGCAATACCACAAGTAA